From Mesorhizobium sp. Pch-S:
CGGCACCCAGCCTTGCCGTGACCAGAACCACCGCCATGCTCGCAGCAAGGAATGGCGCTGCAAACATAAGGCCGACAAAGCGACGCTGCATGCGGCGTGCCATTGGATCGATCACGGACGTGTGCACGAGACGCTCGCAGCCAGCAGCCACGGCATCGGGCAAGTCAGCGTATCGGGTCGCAATAGAGTTCAACGCAACGCACTCTCAACTGTCTGCTTTGCAGATCACTTTTGGTTGGTCTGAAACTCGCATCCAGCATTTAAGGAATGAATAAAACGAAGCCTGACAACGACATCTCCACGGCGAATATCGGCATCGAATGGCCCGCATGCCCAGCCGATTGCGGTCATGGTAAACGCAGGGTTAGCCGGATAGGGTCGCGGACCCGATGCCCGTTTTCGCGCCGGCTAAAAACCACATTAAAAAAGATCTTCAAAGACAATCAGTTAGATGGTTACTCCCACCCTAACGGGACCGCTCTCAATTTAGCATTGCTTAAATCAAAAACCGTTCCTTACCCGGTCGTCTAAAATTTGAAGAAAATTCTCTGTTGGGCTGCAAGCCGTCCTTTGTACGACTGTGTCAGGATCACTCTCAACAAACGAGGTCGCGGCACAAGAATGCACGACCCGGTCACAACGAGAGAGGGTCATACCATGTTCTTCCTGCTCAGAGCCGCGTTCTGGTTCTCCCTGGTGCTGCTCGCCCTGCCTTTCGGCATCGGCTCCGGCGAACAGGGCCGTGAGAGCGTCAATCCGATCCAGGCACTGCTGGCTGCACGCGACGCCGTCGGCGACATTGCCGGCATGTGCGAACGCAAGCCCGATGTCTGCGAAACCGGAAAGGCCGCCATGCACACGATCGGCGTGCGCGCCCAGGAAACCGCTCGCATCGCTGCCGACATGCTCGATCAGCAGCCTGCCGAGCAGGTTGCGCGCCCGGTTGAAACCGTTCCTGTCACCGACCAGGCGACCATTACCGGCAGCGTCATCCCGACGCCGTCGGCCCGTCCAGACCCGAACAGCTGACATATTCCGCGCCTTGATTTTCCCTTGCCGACCTCCGGCATCACCGCAGGCTGCCTCCCTCTCGGCACCTGCGGTTTTTCTTTTTCCGTGACTGTCTCGAGCGTCGTGACTATATCGCCTGCATGACCACAACAATCGACGCCATCCGCGACGACTTCTCCCTGCTGGACGAGTGGGAGGATCGCTATCGCTACGTGATCGAATTGGGCGAGTCGCTGGCTGAATTCCCGGAAAGCGCTCGCGTACCTGCCAATAAGGTGCCCGGCTGCGTCAGTCAGGTATGGCTGACGACCGAACGCAGCGGCGATACGGATCCCGTCCTGACATTCCAGGGCGATTCCGACGCGCATATCGTACGCGGGCTGGTGGCGATCATGCTGGCACTGTTTTCGGGCCGCCCTTCCAGCGAAATCCTCAAGACCGACGCGGAAGCCACGCTGAAAACGCTGGGGCTGGACGAGCATCTTTCGCCACAGCGGGCCAATGGGCTGCGCTCGATGGTCAAGCGCATCAAGCATGACGCCGAAGCGGCTCTGACGCAGGCTGCCTGAGTTTTATCCGGATCAGCAAGCCGCCCTCGCAGCCCTTGCAACAGCGATAACCTGAACAAGCAGCGAAAGAAAAACGGCGCCGAAAGGCGCCGTTCAACACTATACCCGAAGTATACTCGACGGGATACTCCAGGATCGACTGCTGGATTCAGCGTCCCTTGCGCTTGCGACCCAAACCCATCTTCTTTGCAAGCTGCGAGCGGGCGGCAGCGTAGTTCGGTGCCACCATCGGATAGCTGGCATCCAGGCCCCACTTCTCGCGATACTGATCCGGGGTGAGCCCGTAGTGGGTCATCAAATGACGCTTGAGCGACTTGAACTTCTTACCGTCCTCAAGGCAGACGATGTATTCGTCATGAACCGAACGCTTCGGGTTGACGGCCGGCTTCTGCTTGTCAGCAGGCGGCTGTTCCACCGTTCCACCCACTCTGCCCAGGGCAGCGTGAACGTCTGCGATCAGATTAGGCAATTCACCGACAGGAACGGGATTGTTGCTGACATAAGCGGCAACGACGTCCGCGGTGAGTTCGATCAGCATATCGCTATTTCTAGGAGGCGTTTCCGCAATATCCATATCGTTCTGGTCCCAACGAGAGTTAAGTGTTGCCCATTCTTCAGAGGGCGTCGCACGATTCTCAACAGGGCGCGCCCATGAGTCGTGTCACGCAGCCTTAATGGACTTGATGGGCAAGTAAGTCAATTCATTGCCTGACTATATTAATACTAAACAAGCAAATATTCTTGGACGAATGGATATTTTTCGTACTATGTACACATTTCCGGTTCTCCCCCGCCCCTAATCAACGACACTCCTGCAGAATTTCTTGAACTATTTCGGAAGTGTCGACGGAAGGTTCTTCCAACGGCTGCTGTTCCCAAGGCCAGACAGCTCTCCCTCGGCACCGATCAAAGCCACCGACGCCCCTTGAACGGAACGCGACCAGAGTGTTCAGTCAAACCTTGGATTCGACAGCACGAGATATGGATGACCCTAAAAGCGATCTTCCCATCGGCCGAGGCACCGCGGGCGAAAAAGCAGCCTCAAGCCGATACGCACCACGGCATCACCCGAACCGACGACTATGCCTGGCTGAGAGCGGACAACTGGCAGGAAGTCTTCAAGGATCCGTCGCTGCTTGCTCCGGAGATCCGAACTCACCTGGAGGCCGAGAATTCCTATCAGTCAGCGCTGATGGCGGACACGGCTGAGCTGCAAAAAGCGCTCTTTGCCGAGATGAAGGGACGTATCAAGGAAGATGATTCCTCCGTTCCGATGAAGGACGGGCCGTTTGCCTATGGCTCCTCCTTCAAGCTTGGCGGCGAGCAGCCGCGCTATTTCCGCATGCCAAGAGAAGGCGGCGAACAGCAGATCCTGCTCGACGGCGACCTTGAGGCCGAAGGCAAGGCCTATTTTCGCCTCGGCGGCGTCGATCACTCGTCGGACCACAACAAGTTGCTCTGGTCGTTCGACGACAAGGGCTCGGAATTCCACACGCTGCTGGTGCGCGACATAGCGACGGGCAAAGACCTGGCCGACCGCATCACGGATACCGGCGGCAGCGGTGTCTGGTCACGAGACAACAGCGGTTTCTTCTACACAAGGCTGGATGCCAACCATCGTCCTTCCAAGACTTTCTATCACGCAATCGGCAGCGACGAACAAGAAGATCGCCTGGTCTACGAGGAACAGGATCCCGGCTTCTTCATGAGTGTCGGCGGAACGCGTAGCAATGAATGGATCATGATCGGCATCAACGATCATGAGACATCCGAATACAGGCTGCTGCCCGCCAGCGATCCGACGGCAGAACCAAAGCTTGTGGCCGCCCGTGAAACCGGGCTGCAATACGACCTGGAGGAAGGCGGCGACGTCTTCTTCGTCCTGACCAACGCTGATGGTGCCAAGGACTTCAAGGTCATGGCGGCTCCCGCGCACGATCCGGTCAGGGCCAACTGGAAGGAAATCGTCCCGCATGAACCCGGGCGGCTGATCCTCTCCGTCATCGGCTTCAAGGATTTTCTGGTGCGGCTGGAGCGCAAGGACGGGCTGCCGCGCATCGTGGTGCGCGAACGGGCGAGCGGCGAGGAACACCTGATTTCATTCGCGGAAGAGGCATTCTCGCTGGGATTGTCAGGTTCCTATGAATACGACACCGACGTGGTGCGGTTCTCCTATTCGTCGATGACGACGCCGGCCCAGGTGTTCGACTACGACATGCGTACGCGCCAGCGCACGCTCCTGAAAACACAGGAGGTGCCATCGGGCCATGACGCCAGCCACTATGTTACACGCCGGCTTATGGCGCCCTCGCATGACGGCGAGCTGGTCCCGGTATCTCTGATCCATCATCGCGACACCGCGATCGACGGCTCGGCACCCTGCCTGCTCTATGGTTATGGCTCCTATGGCATCACCATCCCGGCCTCGTTCAACACCAACTGCCTTTCTCTGGTCGATCGCGGCTTCGTCTATGCGATTGCCCATATCCGTGGCGGCAAGGACAAGGGATACGCCTGGTATGAGGACGGCAAGCGAGCCAAGAAGACAAATACCTTCAAGGATTTCGTTGCTGTTGCCCGCCATCTGGTGGCCGAACGCTACACCCGTCACGACCGGATCGTGGCGCAAGGCGGTTCAGCCGGCGGCATGCTGATGGGCGCGATCGCCAATATGGCGCCGGAGGCTTTCGGCGGCATCGTGGCCGAAGTACCATTTGTCGATGTCCTGACCACCATGCTCGATGAGACACTGCCGCTGACGCCGCCGGAGTGGCCGGAATGGGGCAACCCGATTGCCTCGGAAGCAGACTACAAGACGATCGCCGCCTATTCGCCCTACGACAAGGTAACCGGGGCGAACTATCCGCCCATCCTCGCTGTCGCCGGCCTCACCGATCCTCGCGTGACCTATTGGGAGCCCGCGAAGTGGGTGGCGAAGTTGCGCGAGGTGAAAAGTGGTGACAATCCGGTTCTGTTCAAGATCAACATGGACTCCGGCCATGCCGGTGCGTCCGGCCGTTTCTCGCGACTGGAGGAAATCGCGCTGAACTACGCGTTCGCGCTGAAGGTAACGGGCAAGCAGACCGCGTAGGGGTCGACTTGCCACCCGGACGACCGGCACATAGAATAGCCGGATGCTTCACTATTCGTCCAAGTCACCGCCACCGGTCCCGACGGACGCGCTCAGCCAAATCCTCCAGGATTTTCGGCTCAGCGGCGTCAGCTACGGCCGTTGCGAGCTCCGGCATCCATGGAGCATCACCTTTCCCCAGCAACCTTTGCTGCGGTTTCATTTTGTCAGCGACGGGCCCTGCTGGGTACACACCGAGGCCGAGGGCTGGCAGGAATTGCGCGCGGGCGACCTCGTGCTGCTGCCACAAGGCGTCGAGCATCGCCTGGCCAGTTCGCCGGAAGTTACCGGCAACTGCATGACGAGTTGCGAAGTGACCCAGCACGGCGGCAATGTCTGTGAAGTCGTGCAACAGGGCGAAGGCGCCGCCAGCGTGTTGTTCTGTGGCTCGATGGCGTTGGGAGCCTATGCCCTGCACCCGCTGATCAGCCTGATGCCCGTTATCATCAAGGGCTGCGACGTGGCCGCCAACGACCCGATCGTCAGCCCCCTGCTGGAGGCCATGGCGCAGGAGGCATGCCATCCCAAGATGGGTGGCGCCACGATATTGTCGCGTATGGCCGACCTGCTTACCGCCCGGCTGATACGCTGCTGGGTCAAGTGCAATGACAGCTCGACCACCGGCTGGCTCGCGGCCATTCGCGACCCCCATATCGGGCGCGTGCTTGTGGCAATGCACCGCGACCCCGGTCATAACTGGACGCTGGAAAGCCTCGCCGGCCTGGCCGGCCAATCGCGCTCGGTTTTCGCGGAGCGCTTCAGCGCCATCCTTGGCGAAGGTGCCGCGCACTATCTGGCCCGCCTGCGCATGCAGCTCGCAAAGGAATTGCTGGGACAAGGCGATCTTTCGGTCGCCGAAGTCGCCACTCGCCTGGGCTATGAGTCCGAAGCCTCCTTCGCGCGCGCATTCAAGCGCATCACCAACGTCTCACCTGGTGTTGTGCGGCGCACAATTTCCGGACGAACGGACATGGAATTCGGATTTTAAGATACAGATCATCCTGATAAGCTTGTTTATGAAGAGCTCCAAACCTTGGAGACCTTCATATGACGGACACAACCCTATCGCTTGATCGCGTCGCGATAGATGTCGAACCGGACGCGTCGGAAGAAACGTCCTGGAGCGCCACGACCTGGCTCGCCGTTCTGTCGATGGCCGCCACCAGCTTCGCGCTGGTGTCGGCTGAATTCCTGCCGGCGGGCCTTTTGACACCAATGGCGCGCGATCTGGGCATCAGCGAAGGAACGGCTGGACAAGTCGTCACCGCCACCGCCTCGGTGGGCGCGGTGGCAGCGCTGCTGAGCAACGTTCTCATCGGCAAATTGAACCGCAAGACGGTGCTGATCGTCCTCAGCGCGCTGGCGATCGGCTCCAACATTCTTTCCGCACTGGCAACGGACTTCTGGCTGCTGCTGCTGGGTCGTGCCGGGCTGGGTATCTCGATCAGCGCCTTCTGGGCGCTTTCGGTCGCGGTCGTGGCGCGGCTGGTTGGCGCGAACGCGACCGGACGGGGCATGGCCATCGTCACCCTTGGCGTCTCGCTGGCCACCATCGCGGCGCCGTCGCTCGGCGCGCTGATCAGCGACTGGCTGGGCTGGCGTGTCGCCATGGCGATGACGGCGGGGCTCGCCGCGCTTGCCATGGTGCTGCAGTTCATCAGCCTGCCGACCCTGCCGGCGGCCGCAAGCAACAGCCTGGCCGACGTGCTTCGGCTGACGCGCCGGCGCGGCATCCAATTCGGCATGCTGGCCATCCTCGTGTTGATGACCGGGCACTTCGCGGGTTCGGTCTATGTGCGTCCGTTCCTTGAAAAGGTGACCCTGCTCGGCACCGGACCGATCGCGCTGGCGCTGCTCGGCTTTGGCATCGCCGCAGTAGTCGGCAACGTTGCCGGCGGACGCATGGCGGACGCCAACATCCGCATGGCGCTGGTTACCACCTCGATCCTGATGGGGCTCGCTGCGCTCGCGCTGGTGCTATGGGGCGCGCATATCGGTATCGCCTTCGGTTTCGTCACGCTCTGGGGCTTCGCCTTCGGCATGGCGCCGGTCGTGTTGCCGACCAATCTGTCGCGCGCGGCGCCAGACGCGCTGGAGGCTTCCGGCAGCCTGATGGTGGTGTCCTTCCAGGTCGCCATCACCACCGGAGCGGTTGTCGGCGGCTATATCGTGGACACCTACGGCGCTTCGGGACCTTTGACCCTTACCGCCATTCTCGCAGCGGTAACGGCGGCCCTGGTGCTGCTGCAGCCGCGCGGATAAACCTCTACCTGCCCCGCCGCGCCATGGCGGGGCAGCCGCTGGCGCGATCCCTTCCATGCAGGCGCCGCAATGCCTTAACTCTGCGGTTTTGCCACCTGGTATCCATCCTTGTGCGCCGGAATGGCCTTCAGATACGCCGCGATCGCCGCACGGTCCTGCGGCGTCAGTTTTGCCATGTTTTCCTGCACGTCGGCCATGGCGCCACCGGCCGAGTCGAATTCCGGCGTGAAGCCGGTTTCGAGATAATTGGCGATGTCGGCGGCAGACCAGTCGCCGATGCCTCCCTCACCACCGGTGATGTTCGGCACGACGCCGCCACCTTCGGCCGCTTTCGCGCCGGCAAGCCATTCGGCCTTCTTCGCTCCCCCGAACATGTCACGCGGGGTATGACATTCGCCGCAATGCCCCGGTCCTTCAACCAGGTAGCGGCCGGCGAGCACATCGGCCGGCGCGTCGGCAGCGAATGCAACCACCGGGCTGCTGTCGAGGTACAGCTGTTTCCACAGGCCGATGCCGCGGCGAATGTTGAAGGGGAATGACAGCACCGGCTCC
This genomic window contains:
- a CDS encoding SufE family protein, with product MTTTIDAIRDDFSLLDEWEDRYRYVIELGESLAEFPESARVPANKVPGCVSQVWLTTERSGDTDPVLTFQGDSDAHIVRGLVAIMLALFSGRPSSEILKTDAEATLKTLGLDEHLSPQRANGLRSMVKRIKHDAEAALTQAA
- a CDS encoding DUF5330 domain-containing protein, with amino-acid sequence MFFLLRAAFWFSLVLLALPFGIGSGEQGRESVNPIQALLAARDAVGDIAGMCERKPDVCETGKAAMHTIGVRAQETARIAADMLDQQPAEQVARPVETVPVTDQATITGSVIPTPSARPDPNS
- a CDS encoding S9 family peptidase, producing MTLKAIFPSAEAPRAKKQPQADTHHGITRTDDYAWLRADNWQEVFKDPSLLAPEIRTHLEAENSYQSALMADTAELQKALFAEMKGRIKEDDSSVPMKDGPFAYGSSFKLGGEQPRYFRMPREGGEQQILLDGDLEAEGKAYFRLGGVDHSSDHNKLLWSFDDKGSEFHTLLVRDIATGKDLADRITDTGGSGVWSRDNSGFFYTRLDANHRPSKTFYHAIGSDEQEDRLVYEEQDPGFFMSVGGTRSNEWIMIGINDHETSEYRLLPASDPTAEPKLVAARETGLQYDLEEGGDVFFVLTNADGAKDFKVMAAPAHDPVRANWKEIVPHEPGRLILSVIGFKDFLVRLERKDGLPRIVVRERASGEEHLISFAEEAFSLGLSGSYEYDTDVVRFSYSSMTTPAQVFDYDMRTRQRTLLKTQEVPSGHDASHYVTRRLMAPSHDGELVPVSLIHHRDTAIDGSAPCLLYGYGSYGITIPASFNTNCLSLVDRGFVYAIAHIRGGKDKGYAWYEDGKRAKKTNTFKDFVAVARHLVAERYTRHDRIVAQGGSAGGMLMGAIANMAPEAFGGIVAEVPFVDVLTTMLDETLPLTPPEWPEWGNPIASEADYKTIAAYSPYDKVTGANYPPILAVAGLTDPRVTYWEPAKWVAKLREVKSGDNPVLFKINMDSGHAGASGRFSRLEEIALNYAFALKVTGKQTA
- a CDS encoding MucR family transcriptional regulator: MDIAETPPRNSDMLIELTADVVAAYVSNNPVPVGELPNLIADVHAALGRVGGTVEQPPADKQKPAVNPKRSVHDEYIVCLEDGKKFKSLKRHLMTHYGLTPDQYREKWGLDASYPMVAPNYAAARSQLAKKMGLGRKRKGR
- a CDS encoding AraC family transcriptional regulator; its protein translation is MLHYSSKSPPPVPTDALSQILQDFRLSGVSYGRCELRHPWSITFPQQPLLRFHFVSDGPCWVHTEAEGWQELRAGDLVLLPQGVEHRLASSPEVTGNCMTSCEVTQHGGNVCEVVQQGEGAASVLFCGSMALGAYALHPLISLMPVIIKGCDVAANDPIVSPLLEAMAQEACHPKMGGATILSRMADLLTARLIRCWVKCNDSSTTGWLAAIRDPHIGRVLVAMHRDPGHNWTLESLAGLAGQSRSVFAERFSAILGEGAAHYLARLRMQLAKELLGQGDLSVAEVATRLGYESEASFARAFKRITNVSPGVVRRTISGRTDMEFGF
- a CDS encoding cytochrome c, producing the protein MLGKIAGAVVALAAVAAGIGWWLSEPVRLAAGDVQALGQGDAGRGERIFYAGGCTSCHARPKAEGEARLELVGGLELKTEFGTFVAPNISQDKADGIGAWSMEDFANAMMRGVSPAGEHLYPAFPYPSYARMKLPDVADLYAFMKTLPAVPGKAAEPVLSFPFNIRRGIGLWKQLYLDSSPVVAFAADAPADVLAGRYLVEGPGHCGECHTPRDMFGGAKKAEWLAGAKAAEGGGVVPNITGGEGGIGDWSAADIANYLETGFTPEFDSAGGAMADVQENMAKLTPQDRAAIAAYLKAIPAHKDGYQVAKPQS
- a CDS encoding MFS transporter, whose protein sequence is MTDTTLSLDRVAIDVEPDASEETSWSATTWLAVLSMAATSFALVSAEFLPAGLLTPMARDLGISEGTAGQVVTATASVGAVAALLSNVLIGKLNRKTVLIVLSALAIGSNILSALATDFWLLLLGRAGLGISISAFWALSVAVVARLVGANATGRGMAIVTLGVSLATIAAPSLGALISDWLGWRVAMAMTAGLAALAMVLQFISLPTLPAAASNSLADVLRLTRRRGIQFGMLAILVLMTGHFAGSVYVRPFLEKVTLLGTGPIALALLGFGIAAVVGNVAGGRMADANIRMALVTTSILMGLAALALVLWGAHIGIAFGFVTLWGFAFGMAPVVLPTNLSRAAPDALEASGSLMVVSFQVAITTGAVVGGYIVDTYGASGPLTLTAILAAVTAALVLLQPRG